CAGAGGATGGAATGAGGACATGAATCAGAACATAATGGAAATagattaataaaaattaaaaaaaatcagctgagGTTGAAACTCAGAGTGTACCAAaagcacattaaaaatcatcatGCTTCCTAAATTCACTTATTTCACATCTCATTCATTCACAATACTGGGCAGgagaagcaaagaaaaaaaaggtgcaaATAAGAAACGTCACAATAAGTATAACACATTGGTCAAAGTGTTCGTCATGTTCAGTTTCCAGTTTAGAAAGAGCCACATGTGCATTTGGACTCACGTGCATTTCACTTATATATCACATACTGTCCAACTGATCCACAGAGCCAAGGTTAGTCaagaaaaatcaaacacagatggGAGGATGATCAGCATTAGAAATATCACTTGTTTCAATGATTCTTTTTGCCTTAACACATCTCAAAGGCACTGGACCTTATTCAGCTTGACAGACATGGAGTGGATAAAGCATAAAGCAGTAACTTAACAGCTTCTGTACCATGAttctgaggagtattttaagatTGTGATACACTCCATGCACTTTCCATGCAGCATCATCCTTTGTTGTAGTATTGACAATATGGCACGGTCACATTTATCACtcttaaatgactttttttttttttttttttttttttaatacaaaaacaaaacaagttcaATCAAGTTCGTCATTTTCCAGCTGCAAGTACCAAACAACCAcatctgtcatcatcatcatgttggCTTGTACATGAGCATCTTATTTTTCCCTTGTGcccaaaaaaatgtcaaaaaaaatatacaaaaaggAACGCAGGACAGATGCTCCATTCCTTCTGTTTGCAgatgcaaaataataataacaacagcatAATAATAATGGCATGAATAATCACAATTTACCCTATGAAATGTccaacatctaaaaaaaaagaaaaaaataaggttTACTGTCAACCATTAAAATGCCACTCTGTGACACTGAGTCTTTTTCTATCACTACTACCTCCCTTTCAAGCAGTGTCTCGCCATTAGAGAGCGCAAGGACAGTGCAAGACTGTGTATCAAAGAGACCACTGTTCCCTTGGCTTGGCACCTGGCAAGTTTAGTATGGTTACAAGACTTACAGCAGCCCCTCTAAGGACGTGAATTTAAGGTGCCTGCTTGTGATTGAATTGTTAGTTTTTAGTCAGTTATGATGTCTTCTTAGAGCTGAGGTACCtatgtgtgatgtttttttgcAGCAAATGTTGATTTCTGATAATATATGTTGATAATGTTTTCTCCCTTCTCTTCATAGCCACTGAagaacctaaaaaaaaaaaagaattcacaTTGATCCCGAGAATCACATTtggcaaacaaaaacaatatgcGGTAACCACTGTGTACTCATTTTCCCTTTTCAGTGAAGGGCTAAGTTGCAACTTGGTTAAACATTCTAGGGGATATAGTAGTTAAGACTCCATTTCTAATGGCTCCTGCTTTGAACTAAAGCTCTATTTGGCACTGGAGAATGCCAATCAAGCGCTCGGTTGaagaaaagtgaaagagaaaaaaaatcctttcatacacacaccagCCAGCTTTCACTCTTTCTCCCCCGCCATCCTTTTTTTGTGCTCCTTTAAATTTCAGTCCTATTCAAGCTAGGTACCAGGACACCATTATCTCTCCCTTGTTCCTTGCATTTCGCCAGTCTTTCAGAGCGTTTTATTATTCCCCCTGGTCCTCCACGccttctgtctctgtttaaCAAAGACCCAGAGGGGGGTTTGGTCCAGCTGCCCCATATGTCAGTCAGATACAGTAGTcagcatacaaaaaaaaaaacatcccacaCCCATCCAACCCCAGACATGTTCACCTTTATTAGTCCCAGCTGAGGCTTtccataaaaaacacacagccgtgcaaccacacacacaatttcAGAAACCAGGGGTAAAGATATGGCAAGTTTTGGGAATGTATGGATATTTTACATTGTGCGTATGCCTGCATGTGGTGATGTGCATTCTGTCCCTGATGCTGCTGGTCTGGGTGGAGGACATTCTCATGATATTGAGGGATTAACGGGGGGGAGCAGTGAACGGACACAGATGCAGTGCCGGGGGTTCCTCAGAGGAAATATGCTCATGTGCATGTGCAAGCATGTGTGTCATGACATCAATGTCCTGTCGGATAGCAACCCATAAGTCTTCACCTGCTTCCTGTAACCCGCTAAGCTTCAACTGACTGCTGACGCTCGTCAAAATGCTCTAACTCCCTCTCTCCTGAGGGGGGCAGTGTCCCACCCTCATGCGGAGCGTGCCGCTTTTGTGCAGGTGCCAAAGCTTGACAAACTCCTCGGGCATGGCATGGAACCACTTGTAGGGCAGGATGTTGTCGTAGTAATGGTGGCTGACTGGCTGCTCATCCAGGCCGACGGAAAACGGCCAGAAGCCGTAGGCCGTCACCTCCTCGCACAGCCCCAAGGCCAAGCTGACCAGGAAGAGCCCCGTGGAGAGGCGTTTGGCGTGCACGCCGCGGGCCTTCCAGAATTTTCCCACAGTGCGCAGGAACTCTGGGTTGGCAAAGAGCACGGTGAGGTTGGAGGAGGTATCTGCCAGGGCGTAATGCGCCCGCAGTGACGGGTCGGTGCCAGGCTTCATGGAGAACGCTGGCATGTAGATGTAGCTTGAGCCGTAGACCTTCATACTTTCCACAAAAGCTTTTCTCGACAACAGAAGGTTCTGAAACCTGAGTAATAGAAACAGTGATAGAGAGAAAGTGAAGTAATCCTTTTGTTGGGGTTTAACAGTGTGAGTCTACAGACTGTTTGAATAATCTTTACAGCTGTCTTCATTTCCCAAGTGGGTGTCAAGCAATTCAGTTTCCTGTGTTGTCAGATGCAATGCCACAAAAGCACAAGGGTCTGTCTTATAATGACTATACACAGTTTAGAACAAGCAGTCTGTTTAGTTGAACttttatttcaccatttttaaaTCCTATTCATGTGTGGCTTTTTATATCATAGTGCATCTCTTCACATCACTACAGTGATTCAACCATTAGCCTTTTCTGTCTATGTTAGCAAATCTACTCTGTACATTTACTTGCTCTGTACTGTAAGTCGTGAATATCTATGCGGAAAGGGATAAATGCGCGTTGATCTATTTGAGAATAGACTTGATTATGCAATTCtgaatcttaaaaaaacaagctgATTACCTTTTCTCTATGATGCTGGGGTTGGCTGTCACCAGATGTGTTCTGGTTCCCACATCCTCCACATATTCCTTTGAAAGTGGTGGAAGGTTACACCTAAatgagcaaaacacacaatatagcATTTTACATATtcaacatgcacacacgctATGTACTTTGAAAATGGTACCCATGATTATGATTTATATAAGCTACCCAAGCACACACAAGATAAACAATTCGATGATTTGTTTAAGTCATTATGGCTATTAACTTCTTGATAAGATTTGATTATGACAGCgagcagagaggcagattaaagaatatgttcacaatttttcaagtctgtttcaCTCAattgaacactgaaagaggtgCTTttgatgtaagtgatgggggccaacatccaaaaaatgtgcagaaatgCATGTAAAAGTCCATCttagtctgagttagtcatatcaagtggatacctgccacatttacagtctttttagcatcatttgactaatttgggcagctgaagcttcatattagcttaacttctaaatacattttcacaaagaaagaggtttgtggattttggcccccatcactttcattttaagtgcattataaaaggatcttctaatggtcagtatgaacaggaggaatgattataacaagaaaacatttcaatttgggaacctgactattgttttaggacagacttgaaaaattatgaacctgtcctttaattcaataaacatttccttttgtgcatgtgtgactcaaaaccacacacgcacacacatcaaAATCTACAATGACATTACTGTACTAAATTTACATTTCAAGTTTGCAAGATGTGTTCAATAGATTAAATTACAATAACATCACTATGTCACAGTTTCGGACATTTTCTTATCTCTACCATGCAAAACTTTACTGGCtggtaaaataatattttttgtgtgtgttatcagcagtttaaaaaagaaaattaaactgaaaattaaaattaaatccaCACACCAGACAGTTGTTGGAGTCAAACCCAGGACCAGGAAGTTCAGTAGTAAAATATAGACACATGTATTGTCCTCTTACCTAGAGTGTTACTGTCTAATTTTGTGTATGAAGTTGCAGCATATGCATTCAAGTGCACATTTGATAGGATacttttttgatcattttgctCCCAAGAGGTGCAAAGATGCTTGGAAACAGGGTGGGTTTAGGAAGATTATCTATTATACATTATCAGTGGGTTTGTTAAGGGTTGGTAATCACGGTCAATAACATCAGCTCTTCTCAACCTCTCTGCAAAAAtctgtgaacacaaagaagaTCCACACGCGGTGGATGTAGAGGAGTTGCCATGTGCTCACCGAAGGAGCGTTTGACTGCTATCCCCAAGACgtaaagatagaaaaaaaagtcccagtgttttatcaaattaatgtCAACGATGgaacaaacaaaagacagagctcagacaaacacattcaagtaCATTGCTCTAAATAAGATTCTGCACACATTCAAGTCAGTTTTGTTTATAtggtgccaaatcacaacagacgTTATCTCAGGGTACTTTTCATACAGAACTGGTTTATGTGTTTTGTCTATGTGGTGTTGCCATACTTAGCTGTCCAAGAGGTGGACCCGCTCAACCAATTATATTTAGGGATACAATGATGACCGGGTCCAGCCACTTACTgacaaaaaagaagaggaaaaaacacttGTGCATGGTCAAAGCATGGTTTTCCCCTTGCACTAGTCATGATTCTGCTCTACCACGTCATGTTGTTCATCATTGAAGATTTGTGTGGTTATTTTTTAACAGCGTGGTACTGATCATGTAATGTAACCTCTATGACAATGCACGTCACTCAAGTTAGAGACTGCAGAGGCGGTACAGTATGACGGCTGTATATGGAGTCCATAAGTTGACAGGGAAGGTCATGTAAGCTGTTGTTATCAGATGCTGCCTTGCTGGCATTTTGtactttgtatatttttccttttaaacttTTCCTAATGCTCAAAGTCTAATAGTTTACTCAGTAACTCTCTCTTGAACTGTTGCAACACTCGGGTGTAGTTGTCACATTCTCAGGGAAGAAAATGGTTTTTTTCCCCTATCAAAACCAATACAAATGTATTTCTTTGACTACTTGtttgaaacaggaaaacaccTTTAATTCATACTCATGAAACACAGCAGCTTGTTTGCTTCAACAAGTGcagaacaatattttttatactaTTTTATTCTGCACCATCTGATGGTTTTATTCTGCCTTATTCCTTTCTGCTCATCTTCTCTTCCTACCTCATCTTAATTCATTTTTTGCTCACTCACGCCTaaactcttttctctcttgccCTCACTGTGGcccattttttctctctctgcctctccctctctcggcTACAGTCGACACCAGCTCTCATTATCACTGATGGCTGATGGTGTTTGACTGCTCTCTTAAACACGGCTGATTCACATTTGGAGGAGCAATGAAGCAGTCGTATAAATGCGCTCGCTCACAAACACAGATCCTTGTTTCTCACCGCATGACGAAGTCGGCCTGGTCAATGTCCCGTCCGCATTTGCTGTGCCTGAGGATGCCGCCGTTACCCACCACCGCACATTTCTTCAAAGGCAGCTGCAGAGGGTTGTCCTGAGCAGAAGAGAACATGCAGCTCTGTCATTGTGCCCACAGACACAAGTACCTGGACATTAACACACAAaatcacttacacacacacacacacacacacacacacaaaaccacattaATTTTCTCTCGACTTAGATCCCAAAATTGAAGCTGGTGTAAGAGTCACCCTGTGTTCAGCAAAACTCAGGATCTCGACCCAACTGCTAATCTCCCTTCACAGTCTCATGAGCTGACGGACACACCAGCAAGGAGATTTTAAGCAAGAAGCTGGACAAAAGCAAGCACAGGTCATACAGCTATTGAATCCAATTCTGTGTCTGGATATGCTCCTGAAATTCAATCAGGGATACCAAGCAGATATAGGCaaatctgcaaagaaaaaagCTATACTGCCaagcaaaaaaatataaaaaccttAACTTATCTGCAAATTCCATCTGGCCAAGAACTATTCAATAAATGTGAACTTATGACCAAATGTACCCACATTATTTGTCAtatgaaacacatttcacaaacagGCATCTTCCTAAAAAGTGCTCTCTTCTTGTACCCTCTCCATTATAATCAAATCTATGTCCTGGTAAATGTCTTTTCTTGAATCTCACGGCACTGTGTTTGTGCCTGGTCCCtaagtggttcccaaccttttgtCTGATGTACCTCCACAGCCCTGTAAAATGAACTCAAATACCCCTTCATCAATACCATGTATCATGTTCCAGATGGACTGGATGTTATGTTACTTAATATTACCGACTATATAACGGTGgataatattacaatatttttaaatgcaattgAACTGTCAATGTTAAGGTAGGTTTAGTCAGGTTTGCAATGGACGTTTCAACAATTTATCCAGTACTTTAAGCTAGCTATTTCAAGTACTATGCCTTTTTACATATCTACTATCTATTTAACcatttgtccagtacttttAGCTAAATGTTTCAACCATATTTCTATTACATATTGTAATAAAAGTAACAGTTTGAACAGTTTATTGCTTTTAGCTAcctattttaaacatttatccaTTAGGCTACTTTTATCTTACTCTTTCAACCTATTAGCTCGCTTGCTAACTAGTTTTCGTGCACTCTTCATCGCAACACAAAGTGTTTAACCCTCTGGTCTCTATGCTGGCCATTTGTGGCCACTtcgctttcttttttttgactaTTTTAGCTGTGTTAATGTAAATGACATAAAATTTCCCAAGggtgtggatttttttctgatttttctatttttaacttTAGCTCTTTAAATATGTCTATAGTATGCTGTATACATCCAATACTACCACTTGGCTCTATCCTGGCCACTTTTGGCCCATTGAAACCATTAAAACTGCACTTTTTAATTCCATGTTATTTGCAGCATTAAATCATGCAATTTAGGTAAAATGGGTTTCATTCTGAACTCAACACTTGAAATTTatagtttttaatgttttccattAGATAGTGTCATTGGTCAATTTTTGGCCTTGGGAGCAAATTCATGTAATATTCTTAGTTTCCACTAAGGGTGTACGATGGCTTACCGCACTCCACTGAAGCAAATGAATGACACAATTTTGACATAGGTGTAATTTTAAGGATGTCAGATAATGATTTTTGTGTgcgcatgaaaaaaaatgtgcatgtgtgtgaaactGCAGCGCAAATATGTATTTGCAAGATAGAGTGAAATCAATTATGATGTATCCTTCCTCCAAGTTGCAGTGACTTTCTGTTGATGCAGGCTATTCAGCTTTGTGGGTTTCCCAGGTAAACTTGCCTTTGGTGTACATGTTGAAAGCACCTGTAGCTTTGCCACATGCAACTACACAATAACCCTTACACACCCAAATATCTACCCTCCTCcccattaaaacaaacataggAGGTCATGCAAAGATGCTGCTGTGAgggcaacaaaaacaaaaacaaacctgtcCCAGAGTTTATGTACTATTGCTATAAGTAAACCTAACAGCTCCCAGATCATTTTTTCTCTGGCAAGATGGTCATATTTGCTGCTTCAAGCACAAAATTATGTTATGTGCTCAGCAAGCAAGGATGAGGAGAAATCCTCTGCCCTTGATGAAGAGACATCGTCCACCCATGGTGAGGACAGCATCACAGGTGACAATGAAGAGTACCAGCCAGTGCCCGATTCCTCTTCCTCAGGGGGTGAAGAGGATAAAGACACAGGAGTGGAGGCCAAGCAGCTAATGGCGGAAAAAGTAGGAGCAGTGGCGGagcagcctggtcgccagaataaaacattggcagtttacgtttctgcaaaccacagaaacgttgaatgtctacatttcaacacgtgaaatacgtagcatattaacatttctacaaaacgtaaTATGtcaacatttacaaaatacgcatcatctcaacatttctaaagtgacataGTTCACACGagatctatatgagttgatctttcctattaggagggaggaggggtcggtggatggttagtcagaaagttggaaatcagcagagtaTGATTTGAGACCCCCTCGAAACCAATGTCCACTTCCCATTTCAACCAACAAAAGCAAGTGTTTTCAatgagacgtcaggacatttgcagctgtttttctggCATCAACATTGACACATTcaaacattgacattttaacaacattcaTGTCAATGTGCTGGGGTTAGCGCAACAGCTAATTTGCACCTGTAAAATCTAAcaaattgattgaaaaaaaatatattatgtgGTTTTATAGACTTTTACTCAAATCGCATTTTTCCAAATTAATTGAGCTACTCTACAATCTTTCCACATACCCCCTGGCAAGTGCCcctggttgggaatcactgcCTGAATTAAAGCCTTGTATAGGACAGTAATAGAAACGGTTACAGAGGACACTGAAATGCCACGCTTCATGAGGCAAGGgccaaaaatgtcttttctctttGCCTCAGCTGTATTTAAGTCGGAGGCATGGATTAAGTGAGACGGCGGAAACAATTGTCCTCATTATTCCCCGTGGAGTGCACACACttgagaatacacacacaaaagtgcacacacacacctctccttGCCTCAGGGTCTCTTTTGGACCGTGACAGGGGGTTGAGTCAGAGGGGACAATAACAGCCCATCATGTTGGGGAGGGGAACCAGCATGTTGGGCTAAAACTTGAGAGGGGGAATATAATTCCAGTAGCACATGGTCCAACTAaatctggaaagttatcattATCAATAATCCAAATTGCTTACTAAAATCCTGAatgttttgacatattttggaTTGGTTTGTATGCTataatgtagggctgcaactaactattttcattatttggtggttattttttcaatgtatttagtttattagtctataaaatgtcagaaatttgtgaaaaatgcacATCAGAATCTCCCAGAGCCCAAGTTTTTGTTACTTGTGTGGTCCAAAAAAcaaattgttctgtttttagtgTTGGTTTCAATATGAGAGGAACTGAAATCTTTGTGTCGTCATGAGTTCATGTgggattatatatatatatatatatatatatatatatatatataaacttttTAAGATGCTGAAATGATGAATATCCCTCCACAAATCCTCTTTGTACTGTACAATATCAAAGGACAACTGGTCGAGGAACTACATAAGGAAGATCATAGGAATCAACTGTACAGTCCACTGAACTGTATGTATGGATGTTCTGTTTGAGCCATTGAACTAACCAGCAATTAACAGTCAAAGCCCTAATTGGCACATTCCCTGGCAGATGCCCAGATACTGTAGCTGTTGCCAGCTTGGTGTAGCgtggctgtctgtctgtgctcaGACCTGCAATCACAGCACTAGTAGTTGAGAAGCcagaatttgtgtgtgtatgtgagcttGTACTTCATCCATCCCACCTAAATACTAGGTACCGTCTTTCTGGGAAACACAGAAGGAACTCGCCACAATATATGCTTGTTACGGAAGTTCAACCAGGTTactaaaaatacataaaaaacatggTGTAATGATATAGCTAACATCACATCCAAAAGCAACACATATTTACTCATATGCACAGTCACAGAGTTTAAGAAATGTTGCATAAAATTGGTATACCGTTAACTAAAATTCTTGCATTTATAAGCACTTTTTCAAGGGTCAGTCCactaaaaatcacataaaaacactgttaTTATCCTTCTTACTTTGAGTGGAATCTAGCCTTGCAAATACTGTAGTCAgtcaggttttgagatatctgcaGCTG
This genomic window from Thunnus maccoyii chromosome 23, fThuMac1.1, whole genome shotgun sequence contains:
- the st8sia1 gene encoding alpha-N-acetylneuraminide alpha-2,8-sialyltransferase encodes the protein MLVRCYRCKLSVWAALCVLVLCWFYIFPVYRLPRDKEIVEEVLRQGDVWQKNQTGIDLYRKLLTECCDPKRMFAVTKENSPMGKVLWYDGEFYHSHTVNNDTYPLFVQDNPLQLPLKKCAVVGNGGILRHSKCGRDIDQADFVMRCNLPPLSKEYVEDVGTRTHLVTANPSIIEKRFQNLLLSRKAFVESMKVYGSSYIYMPAFSMKPGTDPSLRAHYALADTSSNLTVLFANPEFLRTVGKFWKARGVHAKRLSTGLFLVSLALGLCEEVTAYGFWPFSVGLDEQPVSHHYYDNILPYKWFHAMPEEFVKLWHLHKSGTLRMRVGHCPPQERGS